In Fibrobacter sp., a single genomic region encodes these proteins:
- a CDS encoding response regulator encodes MKKKILIVEDEENVIELLKINLLRRGYQVETAGSGESAIEIAKQWVPDLILLDIKLPGMDGWEVCRKIKEDQSMCGISIIVVSAAAQKTDIQRAEECSIAYFITKPFDLCDLLIAISELTGVNSGQSPE; translated from the coding sequence ATGAAGAAGAAGATACTGATAGTTGAGGATGAGGAGAATGTAATCGAGCTGTTAAAGATCAACCTGTTGCGCAGGGGTTACCAGGTAGAGACTGCCGGAAGCGGGGAGAGTGCCATAGAGATAGCAAAGCAGTGGGTCCCGGATCTGATCCTTCTTGATATAAAGCTTCCCGGCATGGATGGATGGGAGGTGTGCAGGAAAATAAAGGAAGATCAATCGATGTGTGGAATATCTATTATAGTTGTGAGTGCCGCAGCACAGAAAACAGATATTCAGAGGGCGGAGGAGTGTTCAATTGCTTACTTTATCACAAAGCCATTCGATTTGTGTGATTTACTTATCGCAATATCTGAACTGACAGGTGTAAACAGCGGGCAGTCTCCTGAATGA